The following coding sequences lie in one Metopolophium dirhodum isolate CAU chromosome 5, ASM1992520v1, whole genome shotgun sequence genomic window:
- the LOC132945644 gene encoding zinc finger SWIM domain-containing protein 8 homolog, translated as KRFTHYPSKLAHPVLPRRSGNVHHDGRPPLIDDNILALWHENDRYSFEDSDRFEEDSLCTWSSEPESACINWRGWRKPTELNTEDEPRNVVKSLVELAAKCVALFIPYELVEQEYPPVPEELQLRIAFWSFPDNEDDIRLYSCLANSNSDEFIRGQNLYTSNAIKDSVQIGFHLSANVHHGGRSVFNVAITFDRKKITTCNCTCEPMSYWCSHVVAVCLHRIYCSDEVCLRAPVSESLSRLERDQLQKFAQYLISELPQQILPAAQRLLDSLLSSQPTAINSTSGAPDPTAGASVNEQTTWFLDEKTLHNNIKKSLIKFCVPSPLVISDVNILSQSVPPATAEWANLLRPLRGREPEGLWNLLSIVREMFRRNDENALHLLEVLTEEAIACDQIMVWWFNTRVALHGGGSGGTKHTGPAGNTNTASHACALLCDEMVTLWRLAALNPSISPDLKTSLKIKFKDWQEKIFNRVMKHRNLSNSKSLNNFRQDTEIFMGFKPACEACDLDWVDYPLAGITYGTNCCCDDGSCVHIKRTGTATHFMGDHINWNEGSSSARGNSSQICLDECFLDLKNNRHLHFGSKPHRYDFLSTRHNMPMIRNHMPNTENRAMTNVYWVHMPRNISLPPPDDENASSNTTSPQEFSTAECLSASASCTNFNASTSSSSSTQPSTPHQINSTCNTSSESQSSDEGDRTAAQKSTSSQTTTPPDIDEYDFLYLYKTKDLASAPVTAPDFVVKSLKDLDHQIPSTSKIPAAPITPLVKLDAEWETMFARAEGLYGYGHTNEACVLCVKLVDQFLKNPPNFIIDIPPSMIKGKRKKINPVSHHLSTLASEILQKCYFLCSVLAERKEYYLHAFKIGLYGLEMPRLPASTKPLEVKMAHQEGEILNHLKRMLPLGKEQVSILQNRAKLLREGQYKTRGESLLPLNLASLIFECLAMCPSLIQDKITDETLGFEASVAALGMKANISEADHPLLCEGIRRQRGDLATNILIRYKNNPTRLALAMDKLLDREVHPFLQSAMDSCWYQIRDPRNLPLIAMKNVANSNIHNQPPQTYNPTTSVPGELDTNIAVMTLNPIPSQTSSSCNVGLSSHRKDNNRYKSSKRLYPSQPNQASEANAHYLFELGKTILSKVGGPIQTTVFSQPPLPTQPHRALHMCAFQLALYSLGLLNRVTPNWRSRNYSSQVTWIADHAMEVGAPATLFLLGTWDGHLTPTEIANIADRMSRSHERNTVEAAAQLALSCLKHSVALNPNEITRAIIQCKEQSDHMMEIACLTVEMAAKGGGVFPEVLFSVAKHWFDLYMKNSNPDEDNYILQVDPRDEFKCPYVFHANYSMSVDTSQQPPPLYAHQLMVPPQTSPAHLYQLSYFPNQSIPQNSPPLNTQQPKLMYYPCPSVSTSNQYAQQYYSPYIHQTPVQYQNANPQRQPQQGPSQYFVQPTNQIRTPQQQTEANIMSNLPPPNFRQIHHLTSAYRVGLLALDTLARRAHEPNQAKYSRNPPFREDIQWLLRLSKKLGPNYTQQFCLAVTNSVVNPFTLHDVAMEAVMYMGHFSPSPAICSTLSPLVEKCHSMYIQLLHQKLYQLSAADYEEYVGILYSAYGAFAMTPEGGTMFKDWLQSVRRSKSCKKELWTMITNMLPTT; from the exons AGCCTAGAAATGTAGTTAAATCATTGGTTGAATTAGCGGCTAAATGTGTCGCTTTGTTCATCCCTTATGAACTTGTTGAACAAGAGTACCCACCTGTACCAGAAGAACTTCAGCTCCGCATTGCCTTTTGGAGTTTCCCGGATAACGAAGACGATATTCGCTTGTATTCGTGTCTAGCCAACTCAAACTCTGATGAATTTATACGTGGTCAGAATTTGTACACATCCAACGCTATTAAAGACTCTGTACAAATAGGATTTCATTTGAGTGCTAATGTTCATCATGGCGGTCGCAGTGTTTTCAATGTGGCAATTACATTTGACCGAAAGAAAATAACAACATGTAATTGCACCTGTGAACCCATGTCATATTGGTGTTCTCATGTTGTTGCTGTCTGTTTACATAGAATATACTGT tcTGATGAAGTGTGTTTGAGAGCACCTGTTAGTGAAAGCCTTTCCCGACTAGAACGCGATCAATTACAAAAATTTGCACAGTATCTGATAAGTGAGTTACCTCAACAGATATTACCTGCCGCACAACGATTACTGGATTCACTGTTGTCTTCACAGCCAACTGCTATTAATTCT acAAGTGGAGCACCAGATCCAACTGCAGGTGCATCTGTCAATGAACAAACGACATGGTTTTTAGACGAAAAAACATTgcacaacaatattaaaaaaagtttgatcAAATTTTGTGTTCCTTCGCCCTTagttattag CGATGTAAACATCTTATCACAATCTGTTCCACCTGCTACTGCTGAATGGGCAAATCTATTGCGTCCATTACGCGGTCGGGAACCTGAAGGGTTATGGAATTTACTATCAATTGTCAGGGAAATGTTTCGTAGAAATGATGAGAATGCTTTACATCTGTTGGAAGTGCTGACAGAAGAAGCTATTGCATGTGATCAA atcaTGGTTTGGTGGTTTAACACAAGAGTAGCATTACATGGCGGAGGAAGTGGAGGAACTAAGCATACTGGCCCCGCTGGCAATACCAACACAGCATCTCATGCTTGTGCTTTACTTTGTGACGAAATGGTAACTCTGTGGCGTTTGGCCGCTTTAAATCCAAGCATTTCACCTGATCTTAAaacttcattaaaaattaaatttaaagactGGCaagaaaaaattttcaataga GTGATGAAACACAGAAATTTGTCAAACAGTaaatcactaaataattttcgcCAAGATACAGAAATTTTTATGGGTTTCAAACCCGCTTGTGAAGCTTGTGACCTAGATTGGGTAGATTATCCATTAGCTGGAATCACTTATGGGACTAATTGCTGTTGTGATGATGGTTCTTGTGTGCACATTAAACGAACAGGAACAGCTACACATTTTATGGGAGACCATATAAACTGGAATGAAGGCAGTTCATCTGCAAGA ggaAATTCTTCTCAAATATGCTTAGATGAATGTTTcttggatttaaaaaataatcgacATTTGCACTTTGGCAGTAAGCCACATCGATATGATTTCCTTAGCACACGTCATAACATGCCTATGATTCGCAATCACATGCCAAATACTGA gaaTAGAGCAATGACAAATGTTTATTGGGTGCATATGCCAAGAAATATATCATTACCTCCACCGGATGATGAAAACGCAAGCAGTAATACCACTAGTCCTCAGGAATTTTCAACTGCTGAGTGTTTAAGTGCATCGGCAAGTTGtacaa aCTTTAATGCATCTACAAGTTCCTCGTCTAGTACCCAACCTAGTACACCTCATCAAATCAATAGTACATGTAACACATCATCTGAAAGCCAGAGTAGCGATGAAGGCGATCGAACAGCTGCACAAAAGTCTACTTCTTCCCAGACTACCACACCACCAGATATAGATGAATACGATTTCCTTTACCTTTATAAAACAAAAGACTTGGCATCAGCACCAGTAACAGCACCAGATTTTGTTGTTAAATCACTTAAAGATCTTGATCATCAAATACCATCTACATCCAAAATACCTGCTGCACCTATTACTCCATTAGTAAAATTGGATGCAGAGTGGGAAACAATGTTTGCAAGAGCAGAAGGATTATATGGTTATGGTCATACAAATGAAGCTTGTGTACTTTGTGTAAAGCTTGTTGACCAATTCTTAAAAAATCCACCTAATTTTATAATCGACATACCACCATCAATGATAAAAGGAAAACGGAAAAAA attaatcCGGTCAGTCACCACTTGTCTACATTGGCATCAGAAATTCTACAAAAATGCTATTTTTTGTGCTCTGTCTTAGCAGAAAGGaaagaatattatttgcatGCATTTAAAATTGGTTTGTATGGATTGGAGATGCCAAGATTGCCTGCTAGCACAAAACCTTTAGAA gtaaaaatgGCTCATCAAGAAGGggaaatattaaatcatttaaaacgtATGTTGCCATTAGGTAAAGAACAAGTGAGCATTCTCCAAAATAGGGCTAAACTTTTACGTGAAGGTCAATACAAAACACGTGGTGAATCGTTATTGCCATTGAATTTGGCTTCATTAATTTTTGAGTGTTTGGCGATGTGTCCGTCACTTATACAAGATAAAATCACTGATGAAACTTTAGGTTTTGAAGCATCTGTAGCCGCTTTAGGTATGAAAGCCAACATAAGTGAAGCAGATCATCCATTGCTCTGTGAAGGAATTCGCAGACAAAG aggTGATTTGGCAACAAACATATTGATCCGTTATAAGAATAATCCTACTCGTTTGGCTTTGGCTATGGACAAACTATTAGATAGAGAAGTTCATCCATTTTTACAATCAGCAATGGACTCTTGTTGGTATCAAATAAGGGATCCTAGGAATTTACCATTAATAGCTATGAAGAATGTCGCCAACAGCAATATTCATAATCaac CACCACAAACTTACAATCCAACCACCAGTGTACCTGGAGAGTTAGATACAAACATAGCTGTTATGACGTTAAATCCCATACCATCTCAAACATCTAGTAGTTGTAATGTAGGATTATCTTCTCATAGGAAAGATAATaacag atataaaagtaGCAAACGTTTATATCCCAGTCAACCAAACCAAGCTTCCGAAGCAAATGCTCACTACTTATTTGAATTGGGTAAAACCATATTAAGTAAAGTAGGTGGACCAATACAAACTACAGTATTTTCACAACCTCCATTACCTACCCAACCACATCGTGCTCTACACATGTGTGCGTTCCAGTTGGCCTTGTATTCTTTGGGTCTTCTCAATCGTGTTACGCCCAACTGGCGAAGTCGCAATTATTCGTCTCAAGTTACATGGATTGCTGATCATGCAATGGAAGTAGGTGCACCAGCTACACTCTTCTTACTAGGTACATGGGATGGTCATTTGACACCAACCGAAATAGCAAATATTGCCGATAGAATGTCTAGGAGCCACGAACGTAATACAGTCGAGGCAGCAGCACAATTAGCATTGTCATGTTTAAAACATTCAGTTGCTCTCAATCCAAACGAAATAACAAGAGCTATAATACAG TGTAAAGAACAGTCTGATCACATGATGGAAATAGCTTGTCTGACTGTAGAAATGGCTGCCAAAGGTGGAGGAGTTTTTCCTGAAGTTTTATTTAGTGTAGCAAAACACTGGTTTGACTTATATATGAAG AATTCCAATCCAGACGAGGACAATTACATTCTACAAGTTGATCCCAGAGATGAATTCAAATGCCCTTATGTTTTTCATGCCAACTATTCAATGTCAGTTGACACATCCCAACAACCACCACCTCTGTATGCACATCAGTTGATGGTGCCACCACAGACATCTCCAGCTCATCTGTACCAACTATCATACTTTCCTAACCAATCAATTCCTCAAAATTCACCACCACTCAATACCCAACAGCccaaattaatgtattatccaTGTCCATCTGTGTCTACGTCAAACCAATATGCACAACAGTACTATTCACCGTATATACATCag acTCCTGTGCAGTATCAAAACGCAAATCCTCAAAGGCAACCACAGCAAGGACCGTCACAATATTTTGTTCAGCCTACTAATCAAATCAGAACGCCACAGCAACAAACagaa gcAAACATTATGTCAAACCTTCCACCACCAAATTTCAGACAAATTCATCATTTGACGTCTGCGTACCGTGTTGGCCTTTTGGCTTTAGACACATTGGCTAGACGTGCCCACGAACCTAATCAGGCAAAGTACTCTAGGAACCCACCATTCAGAGAAGACATACAATGGTTGTTGCGTCTGTCGAAGAAACTAG GACCTAATTACACTCAACAATTTTGTTTGGCTGTCACTAACAGTGTAGTGAATCCTTTCACACTACACGATGTTGCAATGGAGGCTGTTATGTACATGGGACATTTTAGTCCCAGTCCTGCCATATGCTCCACCTTGAGTCCCTTGGTTGAAAAGTGTCATTCAat GTATATTCAACTGTTACATCAAAAGTTATATCAATTATCAGCAGCAGACTATGAAGAGTATGTCGGAATACTATATTCTGCTTATGGTGCATTTGCCATGACACCAGAAGGCGGTACCATGTTCAAGGACTGGTTACAGTCTGTTAGAAG ATCCAAATCATGTAAAAAAGAACTATGGACAATGATAACAAATATGCTACCCACTACATGA
- the LOC132944532 gene encoding venom protease-like, which translates to MKSVASLQCVYYLMLLIIIICTARLGRCVPQNKDNVTSKIFFPSDDQSKATETYYSAAEMCSEYSKLIYSYIKDPVLLVGHDNIIKVKDCHDVLTLIVNGTRADPKEFPHMALLGYNKNPKSNAWACGGSLISNRWILSAAHCEKLDDKTFVRWARLGELNYLLDTDNARPMDYQIEKRVVHPNYQPPSLYNDIALFRLDQDVKFSAYVRPICLNADPKLQSSPSQTVIATGWGQIHFNGPPSPDLLKVILNMIPANHCKSNYASIGATQLANGILEESMMCAGYANGEKDTCGGDSGGPLQIAHDNYLCMYTQVGVTSFGKLCAEKNSPGVYTRVSKFLPWIERIVWPKKSA; encoded by the exons ATGAAGAGTGTTGCAAGTTtacaatgtgtatattatttaatgctgttaattataattatttgtactgCGCGTTTGGGACGCTGTGTGCCGCAAAATAAAG ATAATGTCAccagtaaaatttttttcccgTCAGATGATCAATCCAAAGCCACGGAAACATATTATTCGGCCGCTGAAa TGTGCAGCGAGTATTCGAAATTGATTTACAGTTATATAAAGGATCCAGTATTATTAGTGGGTCACGACAACATTATCAAAGTTAAAGATTGTCACGATGTCTTAACCTTAATCGTTAACGGCACGAGGGCTGATCCAAAAGAATTTCCACACATG gCTTTGTTGGGTTATAACAAGAACCCCAAAAGTAACGCATGGGCCTGCGGTGGATCACTGATCAGCAACAGATGGATCCTGTCCGCAGCACACTGTGAAAAACTAGATGACAA AACTTTCGTGCGCTGGGCACGCCTGGGAGAACTCAACTATCTGTTGGACACTGACAATGCCAGACCAATGGACTACCAAATCGAAAAACGCGTAGTGCACCCGAATTATCAACCACCGTCATTGTACAACGATATAGCACTGTTCCGTTTAGACCAGGATGTCAAGTTTTCGGCGTACGTTCGGCCCATTTGTCTTAACGCAGATCCAAAACTGCAGTCGAGTCCTTCGCAGACGGTGATAGCAACTGGTTGGGGACAGATCCACTTCA ACGGACCACCTAGTCCGGATCTGTTGAAAGTGATTTTGAACATGATCCCGGCAAATCATTGCAAAAGCAATTACGCGTCGATCGGGGCAACTCAGTTGGCGAACGGAATACTCGAAGAAAGCATGATGTGCGCCGGCTATGCGAATGGTGAAAAAGACACTTGTGGG GGTGATTCTGGCGGTCCGCTTCAAATAGCGCACGACAATTACTTGTGTATGTACACGCAAGTAGGCGTCACGTCGTTCGGTAAGCTGTGCGCCGAGAAGAATTCGCCGGGCGTTTACACGAGAGTGTCCAAGTTCTTGCCGTGGATCGAACGAATCGTTTGGCCCAAAAAGTCTGCCTGA
- the LOC132944533 gene encoding venom protease-like, whose product MNSATSLQCIFMLFMLCIVRLGCCAPQNKDDVTNTTSNPPVDQPKATESYSAAEMCSNYSKLIYKYIKDPALLDYEDEVFIEIKDCLNSITLIVNGTKAEPKEFPHMALLGYSRYPRNDTWACGGSLISNRWILSAAHCEKLDNTTLVRWARVGDLNYLSETDDARPMDYQIDQRIVHPDYQKPSLYNDIALFHLDQDVLFSSYVRPICLNGDQNWQPSPSNIVIATGWGRIKNAGPTSPDLLRVTLDIIPSSLCKTNYASVGKKQLMRGIVEDSMICAGYAGGEKDTCGGDSGGPLQLAHSTYSCMYTQIGVTSAGKECATNDSPGIYTKVSKYLPWIERIVWPKSG is encoded by the exons ATGAACAGTGCAACAAGcttacaatgtatatttatgcTGTTTATGTTATGCATTGTGCGTTTGGGATGTTGTGCGCCGCAAAATAAAG ATGATGTGACCAATACCACTAGTAATCCGCCAGTTGATCAACCCAAAGCCACAGAATCATATTCGGCTGCTGAAA tgTGCAGCAATTATTCGAAGttgatttacaaatatataaaggATCCAGCACTACTTGATTATGAGGATGaggtatttattgaaattaaagaTTGTCTCAATTCCATAACATTAATCGTTAACGGCACGAAGGCAGAACCAAAAGAATTTCCGCACATG GCACTGTTGGGTTATAGCAGGTATCCCAGAAATGATACATGGGCCTGCGGTGGATCACTGATCAGCAATAGATGGATCCTTTCCGCTGCGCACTGTGAAAAACTAGACAATAC gaCACTCGTGCGTTGGGCACGCGTGGGAGATCTGAACTATTTGTCGGAAACCGATGACGCCAGACCAATGGACTACCAAATCGATCAACGTATAGTGCACCCAGATTATCAAAAACCTTCATTGTACAACGATATAGCGTTGTTCCATTTGGACCAGGACGTGCTGTTTTCGTCGTACGTACGACCCATTTGTCTTAACGGAGATCAAAACTGGCAGCCGAGTCCCTCGAACATTGTGATAGCAACTGGTTGGGGACGGATCAAAAACG CTGGACCAACCAGTCCGGATCTGTTGAGAGTTACTTTGGACATCATCCCGTCGAGTTTGTGCAAGACCAATTATGCGTCGGTTGGTAAAAAACAGTTGATGCGCGGAATAGTTGAAGACAGCATGATATGCGCGGGCTATGCTGGTGGCGAAAAAGACACTTGTGGG GGCGATTCTGGTGGTCCACTTCAACTTGCGCACTCCACTTACTCGTGCATGTACACGCAAATAGGCGTCACGTCGGCCGGTAAGGAATGCGCCACGAATGATTCACCAGGAATTTACACGAAAGTGTCCAAGTATTTGCCGTGGATTGAACGAATCGTTTGGCCCAAGTCTGGCTGA